A genome region from Euphorbia lathyris chromosome 4, ddEupLath1.1, whole genome shotgun sequence includes the following:
- the LOC136225805 gene encoding receptor-like protein EIX2 isoform X1: MVLIYTIVQKAIDFYVMKTFVLFSIILPFINCLVTGLFVLHGNATMEGCNESDREALLDFKKGLADSENRISSWQGRDCCTWWGIDCDNNFGAVVKVDLHNPYPSNYDYSGRYGLWNLSGEIRPSLIKLKSLRYLDLSFNTFNGRIPDFISFLWNLQYLNLSNAGFDGEISPSLGNLSRLQFLDVSSNNFPGLSARNIEWIAGLISIKHIEMTGSNLSMVGSGWVNAFNRLPNLIELHLSACGLSSIASSLTSVNFTSLAVLDLSSNSLNSMFPNWLVNISSLKSVDLSLCDLYGRIPLGFGDLPNLQLLNLGNNDNLTASCNQLFKGSWRSIEFLDFSINKLHGRLPASIGNMTLLTHLDLFHNAVKGGIPGSIGGLCNLQYLDLSANNLTGSLPEFLEGMENCPSKSPFPSLQYLIASDNQLVGHIPDWLGHLKNLLQLNLQWNSLQGPIPASLGNLNNLEELRLEANKLNGTLPVSLGQLPQLSVLDVSINELTGVVSEAHFIKLHKLQILLLSANSFFLNVSSNWIPPFQLMYLEMGSCHVGPSFPEWLRSQKEIQYVHFPNASISGSIPDWFWDMSGNLSVLNVSLNQLQGQLPNPLNIASFALVDLSSNLFHGSIPLPLFGIKLFDLSRNKFSGPIPENIGKIMPELVFLSFSNNQLTAEVPASIGEMTSLEVIDFSSNYLTGSIPSSIGNCSLISVLDFQKNNLSGEIPGSISKLNLLQTLHLSNNRFSGEILPILQNLSSLETIDLGSNNFTGRFPTWIGEAFPHLRILSLRSNNFFGEIPPALSNLNSLQVLDLAKNEFNSKIPASFGNLKAMSQKQSVNINLFYGSYMTQYYKENLLVCISGQPQVYTKTLSLVTTIDLSGNVLHGEIPEEISKLEGLLVLNLSRNHISGQIPEKISELRELISFDLSENSLSGAIPPSISSMTFLAYLNVSDNNLSGPIPYTNQMTTFEASSFSGNPGLCGGPLAVKCVNDRGKSGTWDVESKNGDSLIDRWFYLSIGVGYAAGLLVPYLIITIRRSWADIYFSFVDKTARKLSSLRITRAATARRRIMQGC, encoded by the coding sequence atggttttaatctaTACTATAGTTCAAAAAGCTATTGATTTTTATGTCATGAAGACATTTGTATTGTTTTCCATCATATTGCCTTTTATTAACTGTTTGGTAACAGGACTGTTTGTTCTTCATGGAAATGCAACAATGGAAGGCTGCAATGAATCTGATAGAGAAGCTCTTCTTGACTTCAAAAAGGGTCTTGCAGATTCCGAAAATCGAATCTCCTCATGGCAGGGAAGAGACTGCTGTACCTGGTGGGGCATAGATTGTGATAACAATTTTGGAGCTGTTGTCAAGGTTGATCTTCATAATCCTTATCCATCAAATTATGATTATTCTGGCAGGTATGGACTTTGGAACTTGAGTGGAGAGATTAGACCTTCACTTATAAAGCTCAAATCTTTGAGATATCTTGATTTGAGTTTCAACACATTTAATGGAAGAATACCTGATTTCATTTCGTTTTTGTGGAACTTACAATATCTCAACTTATCAAATGCTGGGTTTGATGGTGAGATCTCTCCAAGTCTTGGAAACCTGTCCAGGTTGCAGTTCCTTGATGTCTCTTCCAATAATTTCCCGGGTTTAAGTGCTCGTAACATCGAATGGATAGCGGGTCTGATCTCAATAAAACATATTGAGATGACAGGATCAAACCTGTCAATGGTAGGATCCGGATGGGTTAATGCATTCAATAGGCTGCCAAATTTAATTGAGCTGCATTTGTCTGCATGTGGTTTATCAAGTATTGCATCTTCACTCACTTCTGTTAACTTCACTTCACTTGCTGTTTTAGACCTAAGTAGTAACAGTTTGAATTCCATGTTTCCTAATTGGCTTGTCAACATTAGCAGCCTCAAATCAGTAGATCTATCCTTATGTGACTTGTACGGAAGAATTCCACTTGGTTTCGGTGATTTACCGAATCTGCAGTTACTGAATCTTGGTAATAATGACAATCTCACAGCAAGTTGTAACCAATTATTTAAAGGAAGTTGGAGAAGCATAGAGTTTCTTGATTTTTCAATCAATAAGTTACACGGAAGACTTCCAGCTTCAATTGGAAATATGACACTTCTCACTCACCTGGATCTGTTTCACAATGCTGTCAAAGGGGGGATTCCGGGCTCCATTGGAGGACTTTGTAACTTGCAATATCTTGACTTGTCAGCTAATAACCTGACAGGGAGTTTACCTGAATTCCTTGAAGGAATGGAAAACTGCCCTTCTAAAAGCCCCTTTCCGAGTTTGCAGTACTTAATTGCGAGCGATAATCAATTGGTAGGCCATATACCAGATTGGTTGGGGCATCTGAAAAATCTTCTCCAACTCAATTTGCAGTGGAACTCTCTGCAAGGTCCCATTCCTGCTTCTTTGGGAAATCTGAACAATCTTGAAGAACTCAGGCTTGAAGCAAATAAACTAAACGGTACTCTCCCTGTTAGTTTAGGACAGCTCCCTCAGTTGTCTGTCCTTGATGTTTCAATCAATGAATTAACAGGTGTTGTTTCAGAAGCTCATTTCATCAAGTTGCATAAACTGCAAATCTTGCTTTTGTCTGCAAACTCGTTCTTTTTGAACGTCAGCTCCAATTGGATTCCTCCATTCCAGTTGATGTATCTTGAAATGGGTTCCTGCCATGTTGGTCCTTCTTTTCCTGAATGGCTTAGATCTCAAAAGGAGATCCAATATGTACATTTCCCAAATGCCAGTATTTCAGGTTCCATACCTGACTGGTTCTGGGACATGTCAGGCAATCTATCTGTGTTGAATGTTTCACTAAATCAATTACAGGGTCAGCTTCCAAATCCATTAAATATAGCTTCTTTTGCACTTGTTGATTTGAGTTCCAACCTCTTTCATGGATCCATTCCTCTTCCATTGTTCGGTATCAAGCTGTTTGATCTTTCTCGTAACAAATTTTCTGGTCCTATCCCTGAAAACATAGGTAAAATCATGCCAGAGTTGGTCTTCCTTTCTTTTTCCAATAATCAGTTGACTGCTGAAGTTCCAGCATCCATAGGAGAGATGACCTCACTTGAAGTCATTGATTTTTCAAGCAATTACCTGACAGGAAGCATTCCTTCCAGCATTGGGAATTGTTCTCTGATATCTGTTCTAGACTTTCAAAAGAACAACTTATCTGGTGAGATTCCAGGATCTATCAGTAAGCTAAATCTGCTGCAGACTCTGCATCTAAGCAACAACAGATTTTCAGGAGAAATCCTACCAATTCTTCAGAATTTGTCTAGTTTGGAAACTATAGATCTTGGAAGCAACAACTTCACAGGTAGATTTCCAACCTGGATTGGAGAAGCTTTCCCACATCTCAGAATTCTTAGCTTGAGATCAAATAATTTCTTTGGAGAAATTCCTCCTGCACTTTCAAATTTGAACTCCCTTCAAGTACTGGACCTGGCAAAAAACGAGTTCAACAGCAAAATTCCAGCAAGCTTTGGTAATCTGAAAGCTATGTCTCAAAAGCAAAGTGTAAACATCAATCTGTTCTACGGATCTTATATGACTCAATACTACAAAGAAAATTTACTAGTGTGCATCTCAGGCCAGCCTCAAGTGTACACCAAAACTCTTTCCCTTGTAACTACCATAGACCTGTCAGGAAACGTGCTGCATGGAGAAATTCCTGAAGAAATATCAAAATTGGAAGGTTTGTTGGTTTTGAACTTGTCAAGAAACCATATAAGTGGCCAGATTCCTGAGAAAATTTCAGAACTGCGCGAACTAATCTCGTTTGATCTATCAGAAAACAGCTTGTCAGGTGCAATTCCTCCTAGCATATCTTCAATGACATTTCTGGCATATTTGAATGTCTCAGACAATAACCTTTCAGGTCCAATCCCTTATACAAATCAGATGACGACTTTTGAGGCATCCTCATTTAGCGGAAACCCGGGACTGTGTGGAGGCCCCCTGGCAGTTAAATGTGTAAATGATAGAGGGAAAAGTGGTACTTGGGATGTTGAGTCTAAAAATGGAGATAGCTTGATTGATAGATGGTTTTACTTGAGCATAGGAGTGGGATATGCAGCAGGTTTATTGGTTCCTTATTTGATAATTACAATTAGAAGATCTTGGGCTGACATTTACTTTTCTTTTGTGGATAAAACCGCCCGAAAATTGTCAAGCTTGAGAATTACAAGAGCTGCAACTGCTAGAAGAAGAATAATGCAGGGATGCTGA
- the LOC136225805 gene encoding receptor-like protein EIX2 isoform X2, with the protein MEGCNESDREALLDFKKGLADSENRISSWQGRDCCTWWGIDCDNNFGAVVKVDLHNPYPSNYDYSGRYGLWNLSGEIRPSLIKLKSLRYLDLSFNTFNGRIPDFISFLWNLQYLNLSNAGFDGEISPSLGNLSRLQFLDVSSNNFPGLSARNIEWIAGLISIKHIEMTGSNLSMVGSGWVNAFNRLPNLIELHLSACGLSSIASSLTSVNFTSLAVLDLSSNSLNSMFPNWLVNISSLKSVDLSLCDLYGRIPLGFGDLPNLQLLNLGNNDNLTASCNQLFKGSWRSIEFLDFSINKLHGRLPASIGNMTLLTHLDLFHNAVKGGIPGSIGGLCNLQYLDLSANNLTGSLPEFLEGMENCPSKSPFPSLQYLIASDNQLVGHIPDWLGHLKNLLQLNLQWNSLQGPIPASLGNLNNLEELRLEANKLNGTLPVSLGQLPQLSVLDVSINELTGVVSEAHFIKLHKLQILLLSANSFFLNVSSNWIPPFQLMYLEMGSCHVGPSFPEWLRSQKEIQYVHFPNASISGSIPDWFWDMSGNLSVLNVSLNQLQGQLPNPLNIASFALVDLSSNLFHGSIPLPLFGIKLFDLSRNKFSGPIPENIGKIMPELVFLSFSNNQLTAEVPASIGEMTSLEVIDFSSNYLTGSIPSSIGNCSLISVLDFQKNNLSGEIPGSISKLNLLQTLHLSNNRFSGEILPILQNLSSLETIDLGSNNFTGRFPTWIGEAFPHLRILSLRSNNFFGEIPPALSNLNSLQVLDLAKNEFNSKIPASFGNLKAMSQKQSVNINLFYGSYMTQYYKENLLVCISGQPQVYTKTLSLVTTIDLSGNVLHGEIPEEISKLEGLLVLNLSRNHISGQIPEKISELRELISFDLSENSLSGAIPPSISSMTFLAYLNVSDNNLSGPIPYTNQMTTFEASSFSGNPGLCGGPLAVKCVNDRGKSGTWDVESKNGDSLIDRWFYLSIGVGYAAGLLVPYLIITIRRSWADIYFSFVDKTARKLSSLRITRAATARRRIMQGC; encoded by the coding sequence ATGGAAGGCTGCAATGAATCTGATAGAGAAGCTCTTCTTGACTTCAAAAAGGGTCTTGCAGATTCCGAAAATCGAATCTCCTCATGGCAGGGAAGAGACTGCTGTACCTGGTGGGGCATAGATTGTGATAACAATTTTGGAGCTGTTGTCAAGGTTGATCTTCATAATCCTTATCCATCAAATTATGATTATTCTGGCAGGTATGGACTTTGGAACTTGAGTGGAGAGATTAGACCTTCACTTATAAAGCTCAAATCTTTGAGATATCTTGATTTGAGTTTCAACACATTTAATGGAAGAATACCTGATTTCATTTCGTTTTTGTGGAACTTACAATATCTCAACTTATCAAATGCTGGGTTTGATGGTGAGATCTCTCCAAGTCTTGGAAACCTGTCCAGGTTGCAGTTCCTTGATGTCTCTTCCAATAATTTCCCGGGTTTAAGTGCTCGTAACATCGAATGGATAGCGGGTCTGATCTCAATAAAACATATTGAGATGACAGGATCAAACCTGTCAATGGTAGGATCCGGATGGGTTAATGCATTCAATAGGCTGCCAAATTTAATTGAGCTGCATTTGTCTGCATGTGGTTTATCAAGTATTGCATCTTCACTCACTTCTGTTAACTTCACTTCACTTGCTGTTTTAGACCTAAGTAGTAACAGTTTGAATTCCATGTTTCCTAATTGGCTTGTCAACATTAGCAGCCTCAAATCAGTAGATCTATCCTTATGTGACTTGTACGGAAGAATTCCACTTGGTTTCGGTGATTTACCGAATCTGCAGTTACTGAATCTTGGTAATAATGACAATCTCACAGCAAGTTGTAACCAATTATTTAAAGGAAGTTGGAGAAGCATAGAGTTTCTTGATTTTTCAATCAATAAGTTACACGGAAGACTTCCAGCTTCAATTGGAAATATGACACTTCTCACTCACCTGGATCTGTTTCACAATGCTGTCAAAGGGGGGATTCCGGGCTCCATTGGAGGACTTTGTAACTTGCAATATCTTGACTTGTCAGCTAATAACCTGACAGGGAGTTTACCTGAATTCCTTGAAGGAATGGAAAACTGCCCTTCTAAAAGCCCCTTTCCGAGTTTGCAGTACTTAATTGCGAGCGATAATCAATTGGTAGGCCATATACCAGATTGGTTGGGGCATCTGAAAAATCTTCTCCAACTCAATTTGCAGTGGAACTCTCTGCAAGGTCCCATTCCTGCTTCTTTGGGAAATCTGAACAATCTTGAAGAACTCAGGCTTGAAGCAAATAAACTAAACGGTACTCTCCCTGTTAGTTTAGGACAGCTCCCTCAGTTGTCTGTCCTTGATGTTTCAATCAATGAATTAACAGGTGTTGTTTCAGAAGCTCATTTCATCAAGTTGCATAAACTGCAAATCTTGCTTTTGTCTGCAAACTCGTTCTTTTTGAACGTCAGCTCCAATTGGATTCCTCCATTCCAGTTGATGTATCTTGAAATGGGTTCCTGCCATGTTGGTCCTTCTTTTCCTGAATGGCTTAGATCTCAAAAGGAGATCCAATATGTACATTTCCCAAATGCCAGTATTTCAGGTTCCATACCTGACTGGTTCTGGGACATGTCAGGCAATCTATCTGTGTTGAATGTTTCACTAAATCAATTACAGGGTCAGCTTCCAAATCCATTAAATATAGCTTCTTTTGCACTTGTTGATTTGAGTTCCAACCTCTTTCATGGATCCATTCCTCTTCCATTGTTCGGTATCAAGCTGTTTGATCTTTCTCGTAACAAATTTTCTGGTCCTATCCCTGAAAACATAGGTAAAATCATGCCAGAGTTGGTCTTCCTTTCTTTTTCCAATAATCAGTTGACTGCTGAAGTTCCAGCATCCATAGGAGAGATGACCTCACTTGAAGTCATTGATTTTTCAAGCAATTACCTGACAGGAAGCATTCCTTCCAGCATTGGGAATTGTTCTCTGATATCTGTTCTAGACTTTCAAAAGAACAACTTATCTGGTGAGATTCCAGGATCTATCAGTAAGCTAAATCTGCTGCAGACTCTGCATCTAAGCAACAACAGATTTTCAGGAGAAATCCTACCAATTCTTCAGAATTTGTCTAGTTTGGAAACTATAGATCTTGGAAGCAACAACTTCACAGGTAGATTTCCAACCTGGATTGGAGAAGCTTTCCCACATCTCAGAATTCTTAGCTTGAGATCAAATAATTTCTTTGGAGAAATTCCTCCTGCACTTTCAAATTTGAACTCCCTTCAAGTACTGGACCTGGCAAAAAACGAGTTCAACAGCAAAATTCCAGCAAGCTTTGGTAATCTGAAAGCTATGTCTCAAAAGCAAAGTGTAAACATCAATCTGTTCTACGGATCTTATATGACTCAATACTACAAAGAAAATTTACTAGTGTGCATCTCAGGCCAGCCTCAAGTGTACACCAAAACTCTTTCCCTTGTAACTACCATAGACCTGTCAGGAAACGTGCTGCATGGAGAAATTCCTGAAGAAATATCAAAATTGGAAGGTTTGTTGGTTTTGAACTTGTCAAGAAACCATATAAGTGGCCAGATTCCTGAGAAAATTTCAGAACTGCGCGAACTAATCTCGTTTGATCTATCAGAAAACAGCTTGTCAGGTGCAATTCCTCCTAGCATATCTTCAATGACATTTCTGGCATATTTGAATGTCTCAGACAATAACCTTTCAGGTCCAATCCCTTATACAAATCAGATGACGACTTTTGAGGCATCCTCATTTAGCGGAAACCCGGGACTGTGTGGAGGCCCCCTGGCAGTTAAATGTGTAAATGATAGAGGGAAAAGTGGTACTTGGGATGTTGAGTCTAAAAATGGAGATAGCTTGATTGATAGATGGTTTTACTTGAGCATAGGAGTGGGATATGCAGCAGGTTTATTGGTTCCTTATTTGATAATTACAATTAGAAGATCTTGGGCTGACATTTACTTTTCTTTTGTGGATAAAACCGCCCGAAAATTGTCAAGCTTGAGAATTACAAGAGCTGCAACTGCTAGAAGAAGAATAATGCAGGGATGCTGA
- the LOC136226115 gene encoding receptor-like protein EIX1, giving the protein MGSVSVVVAFLCILTGCFVCDGDQLSITCSKSDLEALIDFKNGLQDSGNRLQSWRGKNCCQWQGIRCNNRTRAVISIDLKNPSVSSLSGEIRPSLLKLKSLQYLDLSLNTFNQIPIPDFLGSLQSLQYLNLSKAGFTGVVPLALGNLSTLNFLDVSSEFSSLSANSFDWITRLVSLKHLAMDGTDLSLVSTNLFEALNMLPSLTSLHLSACGLSGPISSLSHVNFTSLEVLDLSLNNFNSLFPDWLVNISSLAHVDLSISGLYGRIPLGFSELPNLQYLNLAMNNNLSASCSQLFRGSWKKIEVLSLSTNKLHGRLPASIGNMSSLVVFDLFVNSVEGWIPPSIGKLCNLQRFDLSGNNLTGSLPESLEGNNCQPNGFLPSLMQLKLSSNRLEGDLPNWLGQLDNLAELFLSNNLFQGSIPADLGNLRNLSRLGLANNQLTGTLPDSFGKLSELSTLDVSVNHLTGSISEVHFSRLSKLRFLFLSSNSFVFNVSSIWIPPFQAQNLDIGSCHLGPFFPAWLRTQKKLLFLSVSNSSISDTIPDWFWGISSNLSLLNISCNHLQGRVPNLFNIAPFADVDFSSNLLEGPIPLPAVEIELLDLSKNRFSGPIPQNLSSAMPNLIFLSLSDNQLTGNIPVVIGDMQLLQVIDLANNSFVGTIPASMGKCSFLKALDLGFNNLSGNIPVSLGQLKQLQSLHLSNNKLSEIPSTLSNLSSLQVLDLALNNLAGSMPITFGDFKAMSGKQNITQYLFYGKYRGVYYEESLVVNIKGGPQKYTKTLSLVTSIDVSSNNLNGKLPDGITNLLGLVALNLSHNQIKGQIPEKISNLQELLSLDLSSNTFSGEIPSSMSLLSFLSSLNLSNNNFSGMIPYKGQMSTFTESSFAGNPDLCGDPLQLKCHGNDSDKRETIVDDEDDGLIDRWFYLSLGLGFAAGILVPMFVLGIRKPWADAYFKLVDRIVNS; this is encoded by the exons ATGGGGAGCGTTTCAGTTGTTGTTGCCTTTCTTTGTATCCTAACAGGATGTTTTGTTTGTGATGGAGATCAACTAAGCATTACTTGTTCTAAATCTGATCTTGAAGCTCTTATTGACTTCAAAAATGGCCTCCAAGATTCCGGGAACCGGCTTCAATCATGGCGAGGAAAAAACTGCTGCCAATGGCAGGGAATAAGGTGCAATAACAGAACTAGAGCTGTGATTTCCATTGATCTCAAAAACCCATCAGTAAGTTCCTTGAGTGGAGAGATTAGACCTTCATTACTAAAACTCAAGTCTTTACAATACTTGGATTTGAGTCTTAACACATTCAATCAAATCCCAATTCCTGATTTCTTAGGATCCTTACAAAGTTTGCAGTATTTGAATCTATCAAAAGCCGGGTTCACCGGTGTAGTTCCTCTAGCATTAGGAAATCTTTCTACCTTGAATTTCCTTGATGTTTCTTCAGAATTTTCGAGTCTTTCTGCTAATAGTTTCGATTGGATTACTCGCCTTGTCTCCCTTAAACATCTAGCTATGGATGGAACTGACCTTTCCCTGGTAAGTACCAACTTGTTTGAGGCATTAAACATGCTCCCAAGCTTGACAAGTTTGCATCTTTCAGCTTGTGGCCTATCGGGTCCGATTTCATCTCTTAGCCATGTTAATTTTACTTCTCTTGAAGTTCTAGACCTCAGTTTAAACAACTTCAATTCACTGTTTCCTGACTGGCTTGTAAATATTAGCAGCTTGGCACATGTTGATCTTAGTATCAGTGGTTTGTATGGTAGGATACCACTTGGTTTTAGTGAGCTTCCAAATCTTCAGTACTTGAATCTTGCTATGAACAATAATCTTTCTGCTAGTTGTTCTCAGTTGTTTCGAGGAAGTTGGAAGAAAATCGAGGTTCTGAGTTTGTCTACGAATAAATTGCACGGTAGACTTCCTGCTTCTATTGGAAACATGTCATCTCTCGTTGTCTTTGATTTGTTTGTCAATAGTGTTGAGGGCTGGATTCCTCCCTCAATCGGAAAGCTTTGCAACCTGCAAAGGTTTGATCTTTCAGGCAATAATTTGACAGGAAGTTTGCCTGAATCTCTTGAAGGAAATAACTGTCAGCCAAATGGTTTCCTGCCTAGTTTAATGCAATTGAAACTTAGTAGCAATCGCTTAGAAGGCGATTTACCGAATTGGTTAGGCCAGCTTGACAATCTTGCAGAACTTTTTCTAAGTAATAACCTGTTTCAAGGTTCAATTCCTGCTGATTTAGGCAACTTAAGAAACCTATCAAGATTGGGGCTTGCAAACAATCAACTAACCGGGACACTTCCTGATAGTTTTGGAAAACTTTCTGAATTGTCCACCTTGGATGTTTCTGTTAATCATCTGACAGGGTCTATTTCAGAAGTTCATTTCTCTAGGCTTAGTAAACTGAGGTTCTTGTTCTTATCTTCAAATTCATTTGTTTTCAATGTTAGTTCGATTTGGATACCGCCATTTCAGGCTCAGAATCTTGATATAGGTTCATGTCATTTGGGTCCATTCTTTCCAGCTTGGCTTAGAACTCAAAAGAAACTGTTGTTTCTATCGGTCTCGAATTCTAGCATTTCGGACACTATTCCTGATTGGTTTTGGGGAATTAGCTCCAATTTGTCTTTGTTAAATATTTCCTGCAATCATTTACAGGGACGGGTTCCAAATCTTTTTAATATAGCTCCATTTGCAGATGTTGATTTCAGCTCAAACCTGTTGGAAGGACCTATTCCTCTTCCTGCTGTAGAGATTGAGTTACTAGACTTGTCCAAAAACAGGTTTTCAGGTCCTATTCCACAAAATCTAAGTTCAGCCATGCCAAATCTGATTTTTCTATCTCTTTCAGATAATCAGTTGACAGGAAACATCCCAGTCGTTATAGGAGATATGCAACTTCTTCAAGTCATCGATCTCGCGAACAACAGTTTCGTTGGAACGATTCCTGCAAGCATGGGAAAGTGTTCTTTCCTAAAAGCATTAGACCTTGGTTTCAACAATCTGTCAGGAAATATCCCAGTCTCATTGGGTCAATTAAAGCAGTTACAGTCTCTTCACCTTAGCAACAATAAGCTTA GTGAAATTCCTTCTACCCTATCAAACTTAAGCTCACTGCAGGTCCTTGATCTTGCACTGAACAATTTGGCAGGCAGCATGCCGATTACTTTCGGAGATTTTAAGGCCATGTCAGGCAAGCAAAACATAACCCAGTATCTGTTCTATGGAAAGTACAGAGGGGTATACTATGAAGAAAGCTTGGTGGTGAACATAAAAGGTGGTCCTCAAAAATACACGAAAACACTTTCCTTAGTCACTAGCATAGACGTTTCGAGCAATAACTTAAACGGAAAGTTACCTGATGGAATCACAAACTTGTTAGGTTTGGTTGCTTTGAACTTGTCACACAACCAAATTAAAGGCCAGATTCCTGAAAAAATTTCAAACTTGCAGGAATTGTTGTCTCTTGATCTCTCAAGTAATACCTTTTCAGGGGAAATTCCTTCAAGCATGTCCTTGTTATCATTTTTGTCATCCTTGAATTTGTCAAACAATAATTTCTCCGGTATGATACCATATAAAGGGCAAATGTCTACTTTCACTGAATCCTCTTTCGCCGGAAATCCCGACCTGTGTGGAGATCCACTGCAACTCAAGTGCCACGGTAATGATTCAGACAAAAGGGAGACTATTgtagatgatgaagatgatggTTTGATTGATAGGTGGTTTTACTTAAGTCTTGGGCTGGGATTTGCAGCTGGAATTCTTGTGCCTATGTTTGTGTTAGGTATCAGAAAACCTTGGGCTGATGCCTACTTCAAATTGGTGGACAGAATTGTTAACAGCTAA
- the LOC136226116 gene encoding UPF0481 protein At3g47200-like has translation MLSTNEWVIEIKEKLRNMTEPYSVVSHDESEHWKKHSIYKIPDTFTDQNTNAYRPRAVSFGPYYNGEDQLKPMEEHKQRALLHFLRRANKPPELFIECLEQVLQHLKDSYDPLDLCWHQDSDRFIQMMILDGCFMLEIFRWSAYNLDDYATNDPIFSDRGKIYMMPRIMLDMLLLENQLPLLLLHKLISVQTNGQQKDEEDFVNRMILKFCFPCSRAVPNVGKCLHVLDVYRKALVQKHGKKHHHSRIRIHISGGGGGGGGGSDYISWCARELSEGGISFKRSKTASLTDVSFHGRTLRLPELVVDDKTESIFLNLMAFERLHASAGNEMTSYIFFMASLIRSERDVAFLESKGILQNDLGTQKAVAELFNSLGKYLAMDPDNNNLDLVQINVSKSLHYASTKVNAYRKKAGKEFRVKVVGEYCRSPLAILSLIAGIFFVTLTTAQTLYTILPYYHRPSY, from the exons atgTTGAGTACAAATGAGTGGGTAATTGAGATCAAAGAGAAGCTCAGAAACATGACAGAACCATACAGCGTCGTTTCACACGACGAATCAGAGCATTGGAAGAAACATTCAATCTACAAAATACCAGACACATTCACAGATCAGAATACAAACGCTTACAGACCTCGAGCAGTCTCTTTCGGGCCTTACTACAACGGAGAAGATCAGTTGAAGCCAATGGAAGAACACAAACAAAGAGCTCTTCTTCATTTTCTCAGAAGAGCAAATAAACCTCCTGAGTTATTCATTGAGTGTTTAGAACAAGTTTTGCAGCATTTAAAAGACTCATATGATCCTCTTGATCTATGCTGGCATCAAGATTCAGATAGATTTATACAGATGATGATACTTGATGGTTGTTTCATGCTTGAGATTTTTCGGTGGTCTGCTTATAATTTGGATGATTATGCAACTAATGATCCTATTTTTAGTGATCGTGGTAAGATTTATATGATGCCTCGTATTATGCTTGACATGTTATTGCTTGAAAATCAACTTCCATTGCTCCTTCTTCACAAGCTTATCTCAGTTCAAACTAATGGCCAGCAAAAG GACGAAGAAGATTTTGTGAACCGTATGATCCTCAAATTCTGCTTTCCATGTAGCCGAGCTGTGCCAAACGTAGGCAAGTGCTTGCACGTATTAGATGTTTACAGAAAAGCTTTGGTTCAGAAACATGGCAAAAAACATCATCATTCACGGATTAGAATACATATAAGTGGCGGCGGAggcggtggtggtggtggcagTGATTACATTTCATGGTGTGCAAGAGAGTTGAGTGAAGGTGGAATAAGCTTCAAAAGAAGCAAAACAGCAAGTCTTACAGATGTATCATTCCATGGAAGAACTCTCAGACTTCCAGAATTAGTAGTGGATGATAAAACAGAATCAATCTTTCTAAATCTGATGGCATTTGAGCGTCTTCATGCTAGTGCGGGGAATGAAATGACGTCGTATATCTTCTTCATGGCCAGTTTGATTCGGAGCGAGAGAGATGTAGCTTTTTTAGAATCAAAAGGGATACTTCAGAATGATTTGGGAACCCAAAAAGCTGTGGCGGAACTGTTTAATTCACTTGGGAAGTATTTGGCTATGGATCCGGATAATAACAACCTTGATTTAGTTCAAATAAATGTGAGTAAAAGTCTTCATTATGCGAGTACAAAGGTGAATGCGTATCGGAAGAAAGCTGGGAAGGAGTTTCGTGTGAAAGTGGTTGGGGAGTATTGTAGAAGTCCTTTGGCTATTCTTTCACTTATTGCTGGAATCTTCTTTGTTACCCTCACTACTGCTCAAACTCTGTATACAATATTACCTTACTATCATCGTCCTAGTTATTAA